A portion of the Eulemur rufifrons isolate Redbay chromosome 30, OSU_ERuf_1, whole genome shotgun sequence genome contains these proteins:
- the LOC138378154 gene encoding thymosin beta-15A, with the protein MSDKPDLSEVEKFDRSKLKKTNTEEKNTLPSKETIQQEKEGVQTS; encoded by the exons ATGAGTGATAAGCCAGACTTGTCGGAAGTGGAGAAGTTTGACAGGTCAAAACTGAAGAAAACtaatactgaagaaaaaaatactcttcCCTCTAAGGAAA ctatCCAGCAGGAGAAAGAGGGTGTTCAAACATCGTAA